From the Deinococcus sonorensis KR-87 genome, the window GGTTGGGGCGCATTCGGTTGCTGGCTTCAGTCGAGGACGGTCAGGCGCACGTCCACATTGCCCTGGGTCGCCACGCTGTAGGGGCAGACCTCGTGGGCCGCGTGCACCAGCCGCTCGGCGGTGTCGCGGTCCACGCCGGGAATGCGCACCTGCAGCTCCACGTCCAGCTTGAAGGCCAGCCCGGCCTTCTGCAGCCCCACCTGGGCCGTCACCTCGCTGCCGTCGGCGTCCACCTTCTGCCGCCGCGCCACCACACCCAGCGCCCCCTGAAAGCAGGCCGCGTATCCGGCGGCGAACAGCTGCTCAGGGTTGGTGCCGCGGCCACCGTCGCCGCCGATCTCGCTCGGCACGCTCAGCTGCAGGTCCAGCCGGTCGTCGCTGCTCACGACGTGGCCGCCGCGCCCCCCGTGGGCGGTGGCCTGGGCGGTGTATAGGTTGGCACTCGGGCTGGTCGTCTGGGTCATGGTAGTTCCTCCGGGCCGCATCATCTCAGGGGCACCGCTGCGGTACGGTGAGGCTTGACACGCTTGGAAAAACAAAGCGCTTGAAGTGTTGATCTACGATTCTGCTGAGGGCGAAGTGGTGGCGGAGCGGGCCGCGCCGTTCAGCCCGGACGTCGCCGAGGTCCCGCCGTGGCCCTGCAGCAGCGACAGCAGGTTGACGCCGGTGGCCGTCTCGACCTGCTCCACCATGCCCACGATGTTGGCCGGCAGCAGCTGCATCGCCGAGCGGGCCGCCTGCCCGTTGCCCGAGTCGATCACCGTGAGCTTGTCAATGCTCATGCCGCGCACCGAAGCGGCAAACTGCTCCACGATCCCCGGCAGCATGTTCAACACGTAGGCGCGCTCGCCCTCTGGCCCGGCGTTGCGGAAGGCGTCCACCAGCAGCTGCACCGCCTGCGCCTTGGCCCGCCCCTCCTCGATGATCGGGGCCGCCGCCGCCTGCGCTTCCAGCAGGCTGGCCTCGCGCTTGGCCCGCGCCGGGGCCACCACATCGGCCTCATAGCGCTTCTGGTTCAGCACGATCCGCTCCTGCTCCAGCTGCTGCTGCGCCACCACCTGGGCGCGCTCGGCGGCCACCCGCGCCTCGTTCTCCCGGGACGCTGCCACCGCGTTCAGCTCGGCGGTGCGCACCCGGAACTCGTTCTGCCGCTCCAGAATCGCCTGCTCCGCACTGGTCTGCGCGATCTGGGCGCGCTGACGCGCCAGCGCCTCAGCTTCGGCCGCTTCGGCGTTCTGCTGCGCCTCGATGATGCGCGCCTGCCGGCTCGCCTCGGCCGTGCGCTGCCGCAGGGTCGCTTCCAGCGCGGCCCGCTCCTGCTCGAAACCCTGCGTAGCCCGCACCTTGGCCAGCTCCGACTCCACCGCCGCCTCGTTCTGGCGCGACAGCTGCACCGCGCCCAATTCGGTCTTGCGCACTTCCAGCTTGTTCTGCTCCTCCAACACCGCCTGGCTGCTGATCGCCTGCGCCACCTGACTGCGCTGACGCGCCTGCGCCTCGGCCTGGGTCGCCTCGGCGTCGCGCTCGGCCTCCGCAATGCGCGCCTCCTTGAGCACCTCCGCCGTCTTGCGCCGCCCGATGCTGCCCAGGTAGCCGCTGCCGTCCGAGACGTTCTGGATCTTCAACGTGTCGAGCCGGATGCCCAGGTTGCCCATGTCGTGCTCGGCTTCCTCGATCAGCGCCTCGGCAAAGCGCAGCCGGTCCTCGTTGATCTCCTCCGGCGTCAGGGTCGCCACCACGCCGCGCAGGTTGCCTTCCAGCGTGTCGCGGGTGATGTTGGTCAGCGCCTCCCTGGGGGTATCCAGGAAGCGCTCAATGGCATTGCTCAGCTGCGGCTCGTTGGCGTTGATCTTGACGTTCGCCACCGCGTGGATGGTCAGCGGAATGCCGCCCTTGCTGTAGGCGTTCTCAATCTTGAGGTCCAGAGGAATGGTGTTCAGGTCCATCCAGGCCACCTTCTCCAGCACTGGCACCCGGAAGGCCCGCCCGCCCCGGATGACCCGGTAGCCGACCGTGTCGCCCTCCGTGGTGACGCGCGAGCGCCCCGAAATCACCAGCACCTTGTTGGGCGGCACCACGATCAGGAAATTCTGAATCAGCACCACCACCACGATGATGCCCAGCACGATCAGCCCCGCCAGCACCAGCAGTTCCATATCCATGTCCTTTCTTCCTTCCTGCCCTACTGCCCGTCCCAGAGCCGTACGTCCAGCACGCCGCGCTCCTGGGCGATCACCAGCACCCGGTCGCCCGGGCTCAGCGGGTCGGCGCTCTGCACCAGCCACTCCTCGCGCTGTCCGGCCACGGTCAGCAGCGCCTTCCCGGGGGCCGCGCCGCGCGGCGACACCAGCACCCGGCCGGTGCGGCCCGTCAGGCTGCCGACCCGGGTGGCGGTTTCGCCGCGCAGCCGCGCCAGCCGGAAGGCCCAGGCGGTGAAGCCACCCACGCTCAGGCCCGCGACCAGCGCAAACAGCAGCTGGCCCGGCCCGGAAAGCCGCAGCCAGATGGCCAGCAGGCCGCCCAGCCCGAAGAAGGCCGCGAAGCTGACCAGCGCCCGCAGGCTCAACCAGCTGGCAATGTCCCCGGCCTCCAGATGATCGGTGTTCAGCCCCAGATCATGATCGTGTCCGCCCAGCAGCGAGATCAGCAGCAGCGCGCCGCCCACCACCGCGCACAGCGTATACAGCGTCAGCATAGCCAGCGGCTCCCCGACCGTCCGTGTGGAGGTGAATGTCCTCCACCATGCTGTACGCGCCCGGCGGGAGCGAAGTTGCCGCCTCCGGCGCACCGGCCCGCACACTATGCTGCGGCATGGTCCCGACCCTCGACCTTGACCTGACCGACCCCGCCTTCGTGCAGGACCCCTACCCCCGGCTGAGTGAGCTGCGAGAGCAGACGCCGGCGTTCTGGGCGCAGGACCGGCTGTTCCTGACCCGCTACGACGACATTGCCCGGGTGCTGAAGGACAGCCGCCACTTCGGGCGCTCGACTGGCCATGTGCTGGGCAGAGACGAACAGCCGCTGCCGGACCCGCGCCGCCTCCACTTCGACCGCTTCAACACCAATCACCTGCTGGAAGCCGAGCCGCCCAAGCACACCCGGCTGCGGGGGCTGGTGCAGCTGGCCTTCACGCCCCGGCGGGTCGAGGAGCTGCAGGGCCGCATCCAGCAGATCGTGGCCGGCGTGATCGCAGACCTGCGCGGGCGTCCGACCTTCGATCTGGCGCAGGACTATGCCGAACCGCTGCCGGTGACGGTGATCGCGGAGCTGCTGGGCGTGCCGGAACCGCACCGCCATCAGCTGCGGCCGTGGTCGGCGGCCATCGTGCGGCTCTACGAGGTGAATCCGCCGGATCACGTGATCGAGGCGGCGGAGCGGGCGGTGATCGAATTCTCGGCGCTGCTGAGGGAGCTGCTGGAGAAGCGCCGGCGGGTGCCGCAGCCGGACCTGATCACGGCCCTGGCCCAGGTGGAGGACGGCGGCGAGCGCCTGAGCGAGCAGGAGCTGATCGACACCTGCATCCTGCTGCTCAACGCAGGCCATGAGGCCAGCGTCAACGGGCTGAGCGCCGGGGTGCTGAACCTGCTGCGTACCGGCCAGTGGGCGCAGGTGGTGGCCGCCGCCCAGGCTGGCGCCCCGGAGCGCACGTTCCGCACCATCATCGAGGAACTGCTGCGCTACGACACGCCGTTGCCGCTGTTCGAGCGCTGGGTGCTGCGCGACACCGAGGTGGCGGGCACCCCGGTGCGTGCCGGACAGAAGCTGGCGCTGCTGTACGCCAGCGGCAACCGCGATCCCCGCAAATTCGCCGCGCCGGACCGGCTGCAGCTCGACCGCGACCCGAACCCACACCTGACCTTCGGTTTGGGCATCCATTACTGCCTGGGCGCGCCGCTGGCCCGGCTGGAACTCGCCGCCAGCCTGCGGGCGCTGGCGCTGGCCTTTCCGGATCTGACCGTGCAGAACTTCGCGTACAGCGGCGGCTTCGTGATCCGGGGGCTAAGCCGCCTGCATGTCCTGACCTGAGGACCGGGGGCATCTGGTGGAAGCGCTTCCGAGTCTGAAGCCGCCTTCAGAAAAATCGGATGCCCAGCCGACACACGGCCCGTGAGATGGAGCCATGAAAGTACTGCTTGATGGGGCATGGAAGGGTGACGTGACCGATCCGGGCCGGACCTTCGTGGGCACGCTCCGCACGGGCGGGCTGCCAGGTACTGCCGAAGGGCATGCCGTGCAGGTTGTCTTTCAGTCCGCTCCGGAACGGGTGCAGAAGCCGGGCCAGCACGGTCAGTACCTGCTCAGTTGCGGGGAGCGGCGCTGGGCGCTCAGCCACTTTGCCCGCTCGGACGTCAGCGACCCGGGCACCCGCGACGAGGGCCGCCCTCAGGCATGGGTGGCCGAGGTGCTGGACGCCAGCAGCTGAGCCCAGTCCAGCTCCCCCGACTGCGCCTCGGCACGGGCGTCGGCTTCCTGCTGCAGGGCCAGCCATGCCCAGACCCGGGCGGGGCTGCGGGGACGGCTGCGCTCGAATGCTTTCTGGGCCGTCCGCTGCGCCTTCTCCGGACTTCCTACCTCTCGCTGCACCAGCGCCAGGACGGCCAGCAGGTGCGGGTCAGCGGCCGTGCCCAGCAGTTCGGCCACCTTAAGGCCCTCGGCCAGCGTCCGCAGGGCCCGCCGGGGATCGGAGCGCCACAGCCGTTCCCCCAGCAGCGTGACGGCCGCCACCAGCGCCGGGCCGTCGCCCTCGGCCCTCGCCTGTTGCCGGGCAGACAGCGCCGCCACCTCATCCCCTTCAGCCCTGGCCCGCAGCACCTGAACGCGCGCACTGTCCGGCTGGCCCTCCAACAGCGTCAGCACCTCAGCAGTGCGCCCCAGCCGCAGCAGCGCCGCCGCACGGGTCAGCGGCTCTCTGGCCCACGCGGCGGCCAAAGCCGGGCGGCCCAGCCACAGCGCCAGCGCCGCAGCCTCGTCATGCTCGTCCGGCAGCGGCGTCAATGCAGCGAGCAGCGTCAGCGCACCCGCCTCATCTCCCGCGTCCACCGCCGCCTGTACCCGCGCCACACTCACACGCGGCAGTGTAGCGCCCGGCAACTGTTCAGGCGGTCAGCGCCAGATCCAGCCCCAGGAAGCGCCACAGCGCGCGGCGCGAGACCCGGATGCCGATGGGACTTTCGACCGCCACCAGCCGGCCCTCCCGGATCCAGCGGCGCACCGTGCGTTCATGGGTGCCGGTAAACTCCGCAACTTCACAGACCTTCAGCAGTTTGGGCAGGGTGTCGAACTGTTCGCGCAGGGTCACATGCACCTCCAGGGAGTCGGGGCCACCAGGGTCCGGGCCACCAAAGCAGACGGGGCCGCCACATGGACGACCCCGCTCAGGTTGCTGATGATTTTGCCGCCGCAGCCGTGCCCGCCACCGGGCCCCGCCCCCAGCTGGAGCGGAGTGGTGAAGTCGGCGGTCAGCGTCTTCAACTTGAGGCCCAGTATACAGGACGGCTTTTCAGGCGCATGTCAGATGTTGGGGGGGGATCAAGTGGGGATGAGAAGGTCAGGGTCGTTACAGCCGGGGCCGCAGACCGTACACTCCGGGGCGTGACTGTTCTCTCGCAGCTGTCCGGGACCCTCGTCAATGTCGTGACTGTGCTGGCCGGCACCAGCCTGGGCCTGCTGCTGGGCGGGCGACTGCCGGAACGCACCCAGCGCACCCTGCTTCAGACGCTCAGCCTCGTCACGCTGTACATCGGCCTCGACATGGCCGGCGCGCTGAACCACGTGTCGGGCGGGCGGGTGCCGGGCGTGATCCTGAGCCTTGTGGCGCTGGCGCTGGGCGCGGTGATCGGAGAAGCGCTGGGCATCGAGGAGGGGCTGGGGCGGCTCGGTGAGCTGCTGCGGCGGCGCTTCCGCGGCGGGGGCCGCTTCACCGAAGGGTTCGTGGCCGCCAGCCTGCTGTTCTGCATCGGCCCGCTGACCATCGTGGGCGGTATCCAGAACGGCCTGACCGGCGACAGCAGCAGCTATGTGCTCAAGAGCGTGCTGGACGGCATCGCCTCGCTGGCGCTCGCCGGGGTGTACGGCATCGGAGTGGGCTTCAGCGCCCTGAGCGTGCTGCTGATCCAGGGCGGCATCAGCCTCGCGTCTGGTGGGCTGGCGGGGGTACTGCTGCACGGGGCCAGCCCGGACATCCTCAAAACCAACCCCTACGTGCTGGTGGTGACCGGGGCGGGCGGCCTGATGATTCTGGGCATCAGCTGGAACCTGATGCTGGGCGGGCTGGGCCTGGACGACCGCCGGGTGCGGGTGGGCAGCCTGCTGCCGGGGCTGGTGCTGGCTCCACTGGCCCTGTGGGCGGCCCGCCTGATCGGCTGAGTACGCTTGACGGGCGGTGCATACCGCGCTATCTTATTTCTATCACCGCCTGGAAGGGCGGGCTTTTTTTTACCTGCGCTCTCCACGCTATCCAACCTGCCCCCTCCACCGTCCGCACTTGCTACCCTGCCGCTATGACGAGCGCACGCGAGCAGTACGAGGCCTTCCAGGCGCGTGGCCTGAAGCTGAACATCGAGCGCGGCCAGCCGAGCGACCAGGACTTTGACCTGTCGCGCGGCCTGCTATCGGCCCTGAACGACCAGGACACCCACACCGAGACCGGGCTGGATCTGCGCAACTACCCGGGCGGCGTGGCCGGGCTGCCGGAGGCGCGCGCCCTGTTCGGCTCCATGCTGGGAGTGAAGGCCGCCAACACGATCGTCTGGAACAACGCCAGCCTGGAACTGCAGGCCCACGTGCTGACCTGGGCGCTGCTGAAAGGCCTGCCGGCCAGCAGCGGCCCGTGGGTGCAGCAGCGGCCACAGATGATTGTGACGGTGCCCGGGTACGACCGGCACTTCCTGCTGCTGCAGACGCTGGGCTTCGAGCTGCTGACGGTGCAGATGCAGTCGGACGGCCCGGATCTGGACGCCGTGGAGCGGCTGGCGGCGGGGAGCGACCGCGTCAAGGGCATCCTGTTCGTGCCCACCTACAGCAATCCGGGCGGGCAGAGCATCAGCGAGGAGAAGGCGCGGCGGCTCTCGGCGCTGCAGGCCGCTGCGCCCGACTTCACCATCTTCGCCGACGACGCCTACCGCGTCCATCACCTGTACCCGGACGACCGCGACGTGGCCGTGAACTTCGTGCAGCTGTGCGCCGACGCTGGCCACCCGGACCGCGCCTACGTGTTCGCTTCCACCAGCAAGATCACCTTCGCGGGCGCGGGGCTGGGCTTCGTGGCCACCAGCGAGGCCAACGTGACGGCGCTGAGCGTGTGGCTCAACGCCCAGAGCATCGGCCCCAACAAGGTGGAGCAGCAGCGGCACGTGCAGTTCCTGAAGCGCTACCCGGGCGGTGTGGACGCGCTGATGGCCGCGCACGCCGAGATCATCCGGCCCAAGTTTGAGGCGGTCAATGAGGCGCTGAAGGAGGCGCTGGGCGACAGCGGCCTGGCACGCTGGACCAGCCCCAGGGGCGGGTATTTCATCAGCCTGGACACCACCTACCCGGTGGCGCAGCGGGTGGTGGAACTGGCGGCCCAGGCGGGCGTGAGCCTGACGCCCGCGGGCGCGACCTACCCCGGCAAGCAGGACCCGAACGGCAGCAACATCCGGCTGGCCCCCACCCGCCCGCCGGTGGCAGAGGTGCGGGAGGCGATGCAGGTGGTGGCCGCCTGCATCCGGCTGGCTTCCGAGGAGTATCTGGCGAAGCAGTAACCGCGACAGGAGCGGGACCCGGCCTCTACGCTGCCGGGTCCCGCTCCTGGTGTTCTGGTTAGCGCCAGCGTTCCGGCAGGCCGTACAGGTGCCAGCGGGCGTCCACCCGGTCGCGGGTGGCCTGATCCATGCTGATCTTGGGTGGCCACGCGCGCACGAACCCCTCCTCCGGCAGCTTGCGGGTGCCGTCCCAGACGAGGCGCCCGTGGCTCACCCACACGTCACGCTCCGGATCGATGTTGTTCAGGATGGTCCACCACACGTCCTGCAGGTCTTGAACGTCGGTGAGTTCGTCCACCAGCAGCAGGTGACGCACGCCGTCGGCCGCCGGATGTTGTGCCAGCTGCTCCCCGATCTCCCGGCTCTGAAAGGGCCGGGTCTTGGTCACCTGCACGGCCCAGTACCCGGGCGTCTCGGCAGGCCGGTGCTGGGCCGTCACGCCGTCCAGCTGATCGGTGTAGGCCGGTTCAGCGGGTGACAGCTCTGCACCCGCTTCCTGCTCCTCGTGCTGCCCCTCCCGGGACCCCACCGCCTGCCCCAGCTCCTCGGGCAGCTTCCGGGTCGCGTCGATGATCAGCTTTCCACCGTAACTCCAGGTGCGGCTGCTGTGGTCGAGGGCGTCAATCGGGCCGCGGCCGGTCAGCGTGTCGCGACCCGGCACCGCCTGCCGGGCCACCGTCTGCCACACGGCGGCAAAGTCCTGCACCGGCACCCCGTCGTCCACCACCACGATCACCTTGGCGAACATCATCTGCCCGAGCCCCAGCAGGCCGCTGGCCACCTTGTAGGCCTCGCCAGGAAAGCGCTTCTTGATGCTCACGAACACCAGGTTGTGTGCCACCCCGGCGGGCGGCATGTGGTAGTCGGTGATCTCCGGCAGGATCATCTGCGCGGCCGGCAGGAACAGCCGCTCGGACGCCTCGATCAGGTAGGCGTCCTCCATCGGCGGGCGGCCCACGATGGTGGCCGGGTACACCGGGGTGCGGCGCATGGTGATGGCCGTGACGTGAAAGCGCGGGTACAGGTCCGGCAGGGTGTAGAAGCCGGTGTGGTCTCCGAACGGTCCCTCCATCGCCCACTCCTCCTGCGGGTCCACGTAGCCCTCCAGAATGAACTCGGCGTTGGCCGGCACGTCCAGGTCCACCGTGACGCCTTTCACCACCGGATAGCGCTGACCGCGCAGGTAGCCGGCCAGCGCGAATTCATCCAGGCCGGGAATGGGAGGCAGCGGCGCGGTGGCTGCATAAATCAAAGCCGGGTCGCCGCCCAGGGCGACCGCCACGGGCAGGCGTACGCCCAGCCGCTTCGCCTTCTCCAGGTGCCGGGTCCCGGTCTTGTGACGCTGCCAGTGCATACCCGTCACATTGCGCCCCATCACCTGCATGCGGTACATGCCCATGTTGCGCTCGCCGGTCTCCGGGTCGCGGGTGATGACCAGCGGCAGCGTCACGAAGGGCCCGCCGTCCTGCGGCCAGCATTTCAGCACCGGCAGCTGATGCAAGTCCACCTCGTCGCCGCGCCAGACGACCTCCTGCACCGCACCCCGGCGCACCCGGCGCGGCGGCAGGTTCATCGCGTCGCGCAGCTTGGGAATGTTGCTGAGCAGCCCGCCCAGCCCGTTTCCGGCTTTCAGGTCAATCAGGTCGCGGACCTGCTGGGCCAGCTGATCCAGCGTCTCCAGCCCCAGTGCCTGGGCCGTGCGTTCACGGGTGCCCATCAGCCCGATCACCAGCGGAAAAGGACTGTCTTTCACCTGTTCGAACAGCACGGCCGGGCCGCCGTGTTTCACCAGCCGGTCGGCGATCTCGGTGATTTCCAGCTCGCGGCTGACCGGGGTACTGACGCGCAGCAGTTCCCCGCGCGCCTCCAGCTGCTGCATGAACGACTGCAAGTCGGGAAAGGCCATGCCGGCAGTCTAGGAGAGCCGGGCCGGGACAATGGTACGAAGCCCCGGCAAGTGCCGGGGCCAACAGGAGAGCGGAGGTGGGGGTTACTGCTCGGCGGGGGGGCTGGTGGCTTCCAGCGCGCTGAAGGTTTCCAGGATACGGTAGGTGTGCGGGGCGCCGGCCGGCACCAGGTAGCTGTCGCCCTCCGCAAGGGTCTGCGTCTGGCCGTTGACGGTCAGTTCGGCGCGGCCCTGCAGCACGTAGCCCACCGTCTCGTAGGGGCTGGCGTGCGTGTCCTTGTCGGTGCCGGGCTGCTCGCCCTGCCACATGCGCAGGCCGACACGCTCGCCGCGTGCGAGAGGCTGTTCGGTCTGGGAATTGCCAGATGAGGTGGTCATGCCCGCATCGTGCCGGGTGCAGCCGGACGACACATGTGCAGGGCCTTCAGAGAGGTTAGGAGAGGAAGTGCGCATACAGTGCTGCCAGTGCGCAGGACAGGCGTCCAGGTGGACCGGTAGCGGTCGGAGCAGTTGTGTTGACGGCTTGTGGCTCCCCTTCCCGGCCTGTCGCCCTGATGCCCACAACAGGCACGGCGCCTGCCCTGACCTTGCAGCTGAAGCGTGCACCTTTGCCCCCGACCATGCCCGGTACAATGGGAAGCGACATGGACATGAAGAAACTGATGAAGCAGATGCAACAGGCCCAGGCCGCTGCCGGCAAGATCCAGGAACAGCTGGCCGCCCAGATGGTGGAGGGCGCGGCCAGCGGTCTGGTGACCGTGACCGCCAACGGCCACGGCAAGGTCCAGGCGATTCACATCAAGCCGGAGGCCATTGACCCCAGCGACCCGGAAGCGCTTGAAGACCTGATCCTGGTCGCCATTCAGGACGCTGAGAGCAAGGCCGACGCGCTGCAGCGGCAGGCCACCCAGTCGCTGGGGCTGCCCGGCGGCATGTTCTGAGATGAAGTACCCACCGAGCCTCGTGGCCCTGATCCGCGAACTGTCCCGGCTGCCGGGCATCGGCCCCAAGAGTGCCCAGCGGCTGGCCTTTCACCTGTTTGAGCAGCCGCGCGAGGACATCGAGCGCCTGTCCAGCGCCCTGCTGGAAGCCAAGCGGGACCTGCACACCTGCCCGATCTGCTTCAACATCACCGACGCCGACGTGTGCGACGTGTGCAGCGATCCCAGCCGCGACCGGACGCTGATCTGCGTGGTTGAGGAGCCGGGCGACGTGATCGCCATCGAGCGCAGCGGCGAGTACCAGGGGCTGTATCACGTGCTGCACGGCGTAATCTCACCCATGAACGGTGTGGGGCCGGAGCGGCTGTACATCAAGCCGCTGCTGCCGCGCCTGAGTGAGGCCCGCGAGGTCATCCTGGCCACCGGCACCACCGTGGAGGGCGAGGCCACCGCGCTGTATCTGCAGCGGCTGATCGAGCCGCTGGGCGTGACTGTCTCGCGCATCGCCTATGGTCTGCCGGTGGGCGGCGCGCTGGAATACGCCGACGAGGTCACGCTGGGCCGCGCCCTCTCGGGACGGCAGACCATCGCCAATCGGGGTCCGGCCAAGTAACCCCTCCCCGATCAGGTGTCTGAGAACGGTGTGAGGTTTTGCCGAACATCGCCCGGGTCAGCGGGCATAATGGAGCACGATGCTGTCAACACTCAAGCAACTGATCACGGACGTTGATGGCGCCTGGGCTGCGGCCATCAGCGGTCTGGACGGCCTGCTGGTCGAAAGCCACTCCGCCACCGACGTGGACCTGAGCCTGCTGGTGGCCGAGCACGCCGGCCTGATGCGGGCGACCTCGCAGGCTTACAGCCAGACGCTGTCGGGCGGTCAGACCCGCGAACTGTACATCCGCGCCGAGCGGCTGAGCATCTATCTGCATCCGGTGGGTCAGGAGTACTTCCTGATGCTGGCCATCGACGGTCGCAGCAACCTGGGGCAGGCGCGGCTGTACGGCCGTGACGCCGCCCACCGGCTGGAGGCAGAACTGTGAGGCTTGATCCCCTGATGAGCATTCCCGGCGTGCGGTCCAGCGCGCTGGTGGGTGAGGACGGCCTGCCGGTCGAGATGCTCGGCGAGGGCGGCGACCTGCTGGCCGCCGAACTCGCCTCGATGCGGCAGCTGATGGACCGGGGCGGCCGCCGCATGGGCCTGGGACGCTTGAGCCGCCTGACCTTCGCCAGCGATCTGGCCGAGGTGATCGCGCTGGCCAGCGGCCAGTTCACCGTTGGCGTCTCGCTGATCCGGGGCAGCGACAGCCGCCTGGCGCAGCAGCAGCTGGCCCGCATCGCGGGCTCGCTGGCCACGCCGGGCCAGGGGCTGCCGGATGTTCGTCCGGTGGGCGGAGAACGGTGATGCTGGAACCGCTGCTGCAGGTGCGTGGCGTGCGTCAGGCGGCGCTGCTCAACGCGGCTGGCGCGGTGCTGGAGGCGGTGGGCGACGACCCGGACGCCAGCGTGGCCCAGGCGGGCCGGGCCGTGGCCGGCAGCCTGATCAGCATGCTGGGCGGCGAACTGCAGGACCTGCTGATCGACCTGGACGGCGGCCCGGTGCTGCTCACTCCCCACGGCGACCGCACCCTGATGACCACCTTCGACGACGTGGCCAGCCTGGGCCGCGTGCGCTTCGCCATCAAACGGCTGCTGCCGGACCTGAAATAAGGCACAGGAGGCAGGCGGGGCCACGTTGCTGAACGTGGCCCCGCCTGCCTCTGGG encodes:
- a CDS encoding helix-turn-helix domain-containing protein, which encodes MTLREQFDTLPKLLKVCEVAEFTGTHERTVRRWIREGRLVAVESPIGIRVSRRALWRFLGLDLALTA
- a CDS encoding DUF554 domain-containing protein is translated as MTVLSQLSGTLVNVVTVLAGTSLGLLLGGRLPERTQRTLLQTLSLVTLYIGLDMAGALNHVSGGRVPGVILSLVALALGAVIGEALGIEEGLGRLGELLRRRFRGGGRFTEGFVAASLLFCIGPLTIVGGIQNGLTGDSSSYVLKSVLDGIASLALAGVYGIGVGFSALSVLLIQGGISLASGGLAGVLLHGASPDILKTNPYVLVVTGAGGLMILGISWNLMLGGLGLDDRRVRVGSLLPGLVLAPLALWAARLIG
- a CDS encoding organic hydroperoxide resistance protein; this encodes MTQTTSPSANLYTAQATAHGGRGGHVVSSDDRLDLQLSVPSEIGGDGGRGTNPEQLFAAGYAACFQGALGVVARRQKVDADGSEVTAQVGLQKAGLAFKLDVELQVRIPGVDRDTAERLVHAAHEVCPYSVATQGNVDVRLTVLD
- a CDS encoding NfeD family protein, with protein sequence MLTLYTLCAVVGGALLLISLLGGHDHDLGLNTDHLEAGDIASWLSLRALVSFAAFFGLGGLLAIWLRLSGPGQLLFALVAGLSVGGFTAWAFRLARLRGETATRVGSLTGRTGRVLVSPRGAAPGKALLTVAGQREEWLVQSADPLSPGDRVLVIAQERGVLDVRLWDGQ
- a CDS encoding cupin domain-containing protein, producing the protein MTTSSGNSQTEQPLARGERVGLRMWQGEQPGTDKDTHASPYETVGYVLQGRAELTVNGQTQTLAEGDSYLVPAGAPHTYRILETFSALEATSPPAEQ
- a CDS encoding flotillin family protein, with the protein product MDMELLVLAGLIVLGIIVVVVLIQNFLIVVPPNKVLVISGRSRVTTEGDTVGYRVIRGGRAFRVPVLEKVAWMDLNTIPLDLKIENAYSKGGIPLTIHAVANVKINANEPQLSNAIERFLDTPREALTNITRDTLEGNLRGVVATLTPEEINEDRLRFAEALIEEAEHDMGNLGIRLDTLKIQNVSDGSGYLGSIGRRKTAEVLKEARIAEAERDAEATQAEAQARQRSQVAQAISSQAVLEEQNKLEVRKTELGAVQLSRQNEAAVESELAKVRATQGFEQERAALEATLRQRTAEASRQARIIEAQQNAEAAEAEALARQRAQIAQTSAEQAILERQNEFRVRTAELNAVAASRENEARVAAERAQVVAQQQLEQERIVLNQKRYEADVVAPARAKREASLLEAQAAAAPIIEEGRAKAQAVQLLVDAFRNAGPEGERAYVLNMLPGIVEQFAASVRGMSIDKLTVIDSGNGQAARSAMQLLPANIVGMVEQVETATGVNLLSLLQGHGGTSATSGLNGAARSATTSPSAES
- a CDS encoding YbaB/EbfC family nucleoid-associated protein, translated to MDMKKLMKQMQQAQAAAGKIQEQLAAQMVEGAASGLVTVTANGHGKVQAIHIKPEAIDPSDPEALEDLILVAIQDAESKADALQRQATQSLGLPGGMF
- the recR gene encoding recombination mediator RecR, with product MKYPPSLVALIRELSRLPGIGPKSAQRLAFHLFEQPREDIERLSSALLEAKRDLHTCPICFNITDADVCDVCSDPSRDRTLICVVEEPGDVIAIERSGEYQGLYHVLHGVISPMNGVGPERLYIKPLLPRLSEAREVILATGTTVEGEATALYLQRLIEPLGVTVSRIAYGLPVGGALEYADEVTLGRALSGRQTIANRGPAK
- a CDS encoding aminopeptidase encodes the protein MTSAREQYEAFQARGLKLNIERGQPSDQDFDLSRGLLSALNDQDTHTETGLDLRNYPGGVAGLPEARALFGSMLGVKAANTIVWNNASLELQAHVLTWALLKGLPASSGPWVQQRPQMIVTVPGYDRHFLLLQTLGFELLTVQMQSDGPDLDAVERLAAGSDRVKGILFVPTYSNPGGQSISEEKARRLSALQAAAPDFTIFADDAYRVHHLYPDDRDVAVNFVQLCADAGHPDRAYVFASTSKITFAGAGLGFVATSEANVTALSVWLNAQSIGPNKVEQQRHVQFLKRYPGGVDALMAAHAEIIRPKFEAVNEALKEALGDSGLARWTSPRGGYFISLDTTYPVAQRVVELAAQAGVSLTPAGATYPGKQDPNGSNIRLAPTRPPVAEVREAMQVVAACIRLASEEYLAKQ
- a CDS encoding cytochrome P450; translation: MSSTMLYAPGGSEVAASGAPARTLCCGMVPTLDLDLTDPAFVQDPYPRLSELREQTPAFWAQDRLFLTRYDDIARVLKDSRHFGRSTGHVLGRDEQPLPDPRRLHFDRFNTNHLLEAEPPKHTRLRGLVQLAFTPRRVEELQGRIQQIVAGVIADLRGRPTFDLAQDYAEPLPVTVIAELLGVPEPHRHQLRPWSAAIVRLYEVNPPDHVIEAAERAVIEFSALLRELLEKRRRVPQPDLITALAQVEDGGERLSEQELIDTCILLLNAGHEASVNGLSAGVLNLLRTGQWAQVVAAAQAGAPERTFRTIIEELLRYDTPLPLFERWVLRDTEVAGTPVRAGQKLALLYASGNRDPRKFAAPDRLQLDRDPNPHLTFGLGIHYCLGAPLARLELAASLRALALAFPDLTVQNFAYSGGFVIRGLSRLHVLT
- a CDS encoding menaquinone biosynthesis decarboxylase, which codes for MAFPDLQSFMQQLEARGELLRVSTPVSRELEITEIADRLVKHGGPAVLFEQVKDSPFPLVIGLMGTRERTAQALGLETLDQLAQQVRDLIDLKAGNGLGGLLSNIPKLRDAMNLPPRRVRRGAVQEVVWRGDEVDLHQLPVLKCWPQDGGPFVTLPLVITRDPETGERNMGMYRMQVMGRNVTGMHWQRHKTGTRHLEKAKRLGVRLPVAVALGGDPALIYAATAPLPPIPGLDEFALAGYLRGQRYPVVKGVTVDLDVPANAEFILEGYVDPQEEWAMEGPFGDHTGFYTLPDLYPRFHVTAITMRRTPVYPATIVGRPPMEDAYLIEASERLFLPAAQMILPEITDYHMPPAGVAHNLVFVSIKKRFPGEAYKVASGLLGLGQMMFAKVIVVVDDGVPVQDFAAVWQTVARQAVPGRDTLTGRGPIDALDHSSRTWSYGGKLIIDATRKLPEELGQAVGSREGQHEEQEAGAELSPAEPAYTDQLDGVTAQHRPAETPGYWAVQVTKTRPFQSREIGEQLAQHPAADGVRHLLLVDELTDVQDLQDVWWTILNNIDPERDVWVSHGRLVWDGTRKLPEEGFVRAWPPKISMDQATRDRVDARWHLYGLPERWR